A stretch of the Vicia villosa cultivar HV-30 ecotype Madison, WI unplaced genomic scaffold, Vvil1.0 ctg.003284F_1_1, whole genome shotgun sequence genome encodes the following:
- the LOC131640726 gene encoding proline-rich receptor-like protein kinase PERK14, with protein MTTPTASPTSITAVSPSRTPTKFPASSPAKFPASSPADLPPYLLPEPTDLHSEPLQPTPASIPAASAERIPTTFPKVYLASLPVIVQTDSSSKNRTASPTKTTLSPEKRILSRKKTTMLPLQPKPLNMFQSTIDCIKVRALHLKSLFDNKTKICFKLPVSAPPPKPPELSPPLSPQTPFISHHRPPPEPPPF; from the coding sequence ATGACAACCCCGACGGCTTCTCCAACAAGCATCACGGCGGTATCTCCATCTAGAACTCCGACGAAATTTCCGGCGTCTTCTCCGGCGAAATTTCCGGCATCTTCTCCGGCGGATCTACCACCATATCTGTTACCGGAACCCACAGATCTGCATTCAGAACCACTGCAACCAACTCCGGCGAGTATTCCGGCGGCATCTGCGGAAAGAATTCCGACGACTTTTCCGAAGGTATATCTGGCATCACTTCCGGTGATAGTTCAGACAGATTCATCGTCAAAAAACAGAACAGCGTCACCTACAAAAACAACTCTCTCACCGGAAAAGAGAATATTATCTCGGAAGAAAACCACAATGTTGCCACTACAGCCTAAACCATTGAATATGTTTCAATCTACTATTGACTGTATAAAGGTGAGAGCTTTACATTTGAAATCATTGTTTGATAACAAAACAAAGATATGTTTTAAACTTCCGGTGTCGGCGCCGCCACCAAAGCCACCGGAACTGTCACCACCACTCTCACCACAAACACCATTTATCAGCCACCACCGACCACCGCCGGAACCACCACCATTTTAG